GAGCTCGTAGGAGTCGCGCGGGTGTCCCTGCGCGGCGAGCTCGTGGGCCCGGGTGTGCACGAAGCCCCGCGCGGGGAGGTGCTTCTGGGCGGGCGGAGCGCCGACCACCTCGGTGGCGTACGGCGCCAGCGACCGCTCGAGGGTGGTGCTGGCGGTCTTCGGGAGGGCCAGGAGCACGAAGTCGCGACCGGGCCCGAGACCGAGGAACGTCATCACCCCCCGATCATCGCGCACCGGGGGGCGGTCGGCCCCACCTGCCACCGGTGCGTGGGCTAGCCTCGCGCCCGTGCTGATCTCCGACGCCCGCCGCGCGCTCTTCGTGCACGTGCCGAAGACCGGCGGCGTCTCGGTCGGGGTCACCTTCACGCGCACCTGCCCGGACGCGCGCAGCAAGGCGCCGGGGGTCACTCCGCCGCTGGGACGGCACGCCCCGTACGCCCGGATCCTGCGCGCCGAGCCGCACGTCTCCGACTACTGGTCGTTCGCCTTCGTCCGCAACCCGTGGGCGCGGATGGTGTCGTGGTGGTCGATGATCGACGACTGGAACCGCGAGTGGGGCCCGGCCAGCGGACGGCCGCAGGAGGGCGCGACCCGGATGCGCGGCAACGACCTGTGGCGCGCGGCCGCGACGTACTCCGGGTTCGAGGAGTTCGTGCTGCGCGGCACCGAGGAGCTCCCCCGGCTCGGGCGGCCGCAGGTGCACTACCTGCGCGCCCCCGGGCGGGAGGTCGACTTCGTCGGCCGGACCGAGACGTTCGCCGAGGACCTCGCGGAGGTGGAGCGCCGCCTCGGCGGCGACCCGACGCGCGTGCCGCACCGCAACCGGTCGCCGCACGGCAGCTACCGCGACTACTACACCCCGGCCACCCGGGACCGGGTGGCCGAGGTGTACGCCGACGACCTCGAGGCCTTCGGCTACACGTTCTGAGCCGTCAGCGGGCCCGGTACTGCTGCCAGGCGTCACTCATCCGCGTGACCTGACCGGGCGTGAACTGGTACATGCAGGAGTCCTGCGTGTAGTCCATGTAGTTGTGGATCGGGTCCAGGCCGGGCGCGGCGCAGGTGTCGGCCCCGACCGGGCAGTCGAACTGGGCGGTGGCCTCCGCCGCGGTGTCGGCGACCTGGTCGCCCTGACCCTTGCAGCCGCCCTGGAACGTGTGGAACAGCGCGAGCCAGTGACCGACCTCGTGGGTGAGGGTGTCGCCGAACGCGTACTTGCCGGCCGTGCCGCCGGGCATCGACTCGTCGAGGATCACGACGCCGTCGTTGCTGCTGAGCCTCTTCGTCGGGAACGTCGCCCAGCCGAGCAGGTCGTCGCCGATGTCGGCGGTCCAGACGTTGAGGGTGTTCTTGCCCCCGACGCGGGTGGCTGCCTTCATCTCCTTCTCGACCGGTCCGGGCGTGACCGTGGACCACGTGTCGTTCTCGAAGAAGTCGACCTTCGCCAGCGAGAAGCGGAACGGCGTCGCCGTGGAGGCCTCGGCGCCGGTGCGCCCGGCGTACGCCTCGTTGAGGACGCCGACCTGCGCCTGCACCAGCTGGCCGAGGCGATCCTTGGCGGCCTGCGTGGTGCCGACGGGGACGACCACGTGGAAGTACGTCGGGACGGTGACCGACCCGGCCGGGAGCAGCCCGGCGGGCTCGAGCGCGGAGTACTGCGACGCCGAGCCCTGGAAGAGGGCGGGCTCGAGCTGCTTGGAACCCTTGCGGACCCGCGCCGCGGCAGCGTGGCCGTGGTCGTCGGCGCAGGCGGCGACCCCGGGCGACGGCGCCTGGGCGGAGGCCGGGACCGCGGCGGTGGCGGTCGTCGCGGTGCCGACGATCGCGAGGCTGGCGGCGAGGGCGAGGGTGCGGAGGGGACGGTGGTGGGACATCCGAGAATCACCTTGTCTGTGGGGGGGTCGGGCAACGGACAGCAACCTAGACCGGCGTTCGGACACTGAACAGGCCTTGACAGGCCTGCGAGCCTGCGCAGGTGGACGCACTCGAGACCTGGACCCGATCCGAGCACACCGCCGACGTCGACGGCTCGCCGACGACGCACCCGGTCTGGCGCAAGGGCTCCGGCCCGGGCGTGGTGGTCGTCCACGAGGTCCCGGGGCTGACGACCGGGGTCATCGCCTTCGGCGAGGAGCTGGTCGAGGCCGGCTACACCGTGCTCCTCCCCCACCTCTTCGGCCCCGTCGGGCGCCCGTTCGGCGGCGGCGACGTGCTGCGCACCCTGCCCCGCCTCTGCGTGAGCCGCGAGTTCACCATGCTCGCGACCGGCGTCACCACGCCGGTCGCCGGCTGGCTCCGGTCGCTCGCGCGCGAGCTCCACGCCGAGCTCGGCGGTCCGGGCGTCGGCGCCCTCGGCATGTGCTTCACCGGCGGCTTCGCGCTGGCCATGATGGTCGACGAGTCGGTGGTCGCACCGGTCGTGTGCCAGCCGAGCGTCCCCTTCCCGGTCGGGGGCAGGCGCGCAGCCGACCTCAACCTGTCGCCCGCCGACACCGAGGCCGTGCGCCGCCGCGCGTCCGGCTGCCAGGTCCTCGGCATCCGCTACGCCGCCGACCCCGCCGTCGGCACCCGCTTCGACACCCTGACGTCGCTGATCGGCGACGACTTCGTCCGCGTCGAGCTGCCCGGCAAGGGCCACTCCACCGTCACCGAGCAGCGCTCGCAGGTCGCCGTCGACGCGGTGCTGGAGTTCTTCGGCGAGCGGCTGCGCGCCTGACCCGCCGCCCGGCCACCGGTGGTCGAGGAGGGACGGAGTCCCGTCACGAGACCCGCCCACCCGGGTCTCGTGACGGTCGCTGCGCGACCTCCTCGACCAGCGGATCGCCCGACCACCGGTGGTCGAGGAGGGTCAGTCCAGCGAGGCGACGAGCTGGCGGACGGTCCGCAGGCCGAGCCCCGACATCCGCGGGGAGGTCTCCCGGTAGTAGGTGAAGCCGCTGATCGCCGGGGCGAGCGCGAACCCGCGGCCTCGCCGGTAGGCGGCCTCGTCGAGGCC
Above is a genomic segment from Nocardioides okcheonensis containing:
- a CDS encoding sulfotransferase family 2 domain-containing protein is translated as MLISDARRALFVHVPKTGGVSVGVTFTRTCPDARSKAPGVTPPLGRHAPYARILRAEPHVSDYWSFAFVRNPWARMVSWWSMIDDWNREWGPASGRPQEGATRMRGNDLWRAAATYSGFEEFVLRGTEELPRLGRPQVHYLRAPGREVDFVGRTETFAEDLAEVERRLGGDPTRVPHRNRSPHGSYRDYYTPATRDRVAEVYADDLEAFGYTF
- a CDS encoding zinc metalloprotease, whose translation is MSHHRPLRTLALAASLAIVGTATTATAAVPASAQAPSPGVAACADDHGHAAAARVRKGSKQLEPALFQGSASQYSALEPAGLLPAGSVTVPTYFHVVVPVGTTQAAKDRLGQLVQAQVGVLNEAYAGRTGAEASTATPFRFSLAKVDFFENDTWSTVTPGPVEKEMKAATRVGGKNTLNVWTADIGDDLLGWATFPTKRLSSNDGVVILDESMPGGTAGKYAFGDTLTHEVGHWLALFHTFQGGCKGQGDQVADTAAEATAQFDCPVGADTCAAPGLDPIHNYMDYTQDSCMYQFTPGQVTRMSDAWQQYRAR
- a CDS encoding dienelactone hydrolase family protein, with translation MDALETWTRSEHTADVDGSPTTHPVWRKGSGPGVVVVHEVPGLTTGVIAFGEELVEAGYTVLLPHLFGPVGRPFGGGDVLRTLPRLCVSREFTMLATGVTTPVAGWLRSLARELHAELGGPGVGALGMCFTGGFALAMMVDESVVAPVVCQPSVPFPVGGRRAADLNLSPADTEAVRRRASGCQVLGIRYAADPAVGTRFDTLTSLIGDDFVRVELPGKGHSTVTEQRSQVAVDAVLEFFGERLRA